From the genome of Bradyrhizobium sp. SZCCHNS1050, one region includes:
- the ntrC gene encoding nitrogen regulation protein NR(I) — MPAGSILVADDDTAIRTVLNQALSRAGYEVRLTGNAATLWRWVSQGEGDLVITDVVMPDENAFDLLPRIKKMRPNLPVIVMSAQNTFMTAIKASERGAYEYLPKPFDLKELIAIVGRALAEPKERAASQPDDGEFESIPLVGRSPAMQDIYRVLARLMQTDLTVMISGESGTGKELVARALHDYGKRRNGPFVAVNMAAIPRDLIESELFGHERGAFTGANTRASGRFEQAEGGTLFLDEIGDMPMEAQTRLLRVLQQGEYTTVGGRTPIKTDVRIVAASNKDLRILIQQGLFREDLFFRLNVVPLRLPPLRERIEDLPDLVRHFFALAEKDGLPPKKLDAAALERLKQHRWPGNVRELENLARRLAALYPQDVITASVIDGELAPPAVTTGSNTPTSIDNLGGAVEAYLSSHFQGFPNGVPPPGLYHRILKEIEIPLLTAALAATRGNQIRAADLLGLNRNTLRKKIRDLDIQVYRSGA; from the coding sequence ATGCCTGCAGGTAGCATTCTCGTTGCCGACGACGATACGGCCATCCGCACGGTCCTGAACCAGGCGCTGTCACGCGCCGGCTATGAGGTGCGGCTGACCGGCAATGCCGCGACGCTGTGGCGCTGGGTGAGCCAGGGCGAGGGCGATCTCGTCATCACCGACGTGGTGATGCCGGACGAGAACGCGTTCGACCTGCTGCCGCGGATCAAGAAGATGCGGCCGAACCTGCCGGTCATCGTGATGAGCGCGCAGAACACCTTCATGACCGCCATCAAGGCGTCGGAGCGCGGCGCCTATGAGTATCTGCCGAAGCCGTTCGACCTGAAGGAGCTGATCGCGATCGTCGGCCGTGCCTTGGCCGAGCCGAAGGAGCGCGCGGCGAGCCAGCCCGACGACGGCGAGTTCGAATCGATTCCGCTGGTCGGCCGCTCGCCGGCGATGCAGGACATCTACCGCGTGCTGGCGCGGCTGATGCAGACCGATCTCACGGTGATGATCTCGGGCGAGAGCGGCACCGGCAAGGAGCTGGTGGCGCGCGCGCTGCACGATTACGGCAAGCGCCGCAACGGGCCGTTCGTCGCGGTCAACATGGCGGCGATCCCGCGCGACCTGATTGAATCGGAACTGTTCGGGCACGAGCGCGGCGCCTTCACCGGTGCCAACACCCGCGCCTCCGGCCGCTTCGAGCAGGCCGAGGGCGGCACCTTATTCCTGGACGAGATCGGCGACATGCCGATGGAGGCGCAGACGCGGCTTTTGCGCGTGCTGCAGCAGGGCGAGTACACCACCGTCGGCGGCCGCACCCCGATCAAGACCGACGTGCGCATCGTCGCCGCCTCCAACAAGGACCTGCGCATCCTGATCCAGCAGGGGCTTTTCCGGGAAGATCTGTTCTTCCGCCTCAACGTCGTGCCCCTGCGGCTGCCGCCGCTGCGCGAACGCATCGAGGACCTGCCGGATCTCGTCCGCCACTTCTTCGCGCTGGCCGAGAAGGACGGGCTGCCGCCGAAGAAGCTCGATGCCGCGGCGCTGGAGCGGCTCAAGCAGCACCGCTGGCCGGGCAATGTCCGCGAGCTGGAGAATCTCGCCCGGCGTTTGGCCGCGCTGTATCCGCAGGACGTCATCACGGCGTCAGTCATCGATGGCGAGCTGGCGCCGCCGGCGGTGACCACCGGCTCGAACACGCCGACCTCGATCGACAATCTGGGCGGAGCAGTGGAGGCCTATCTGTCCTCGCACTTCCAGGGATTTCCCAACGGCGTGCCGCCGCCGGGGCTGTACCACCGCATCCTCAAGGAGATCGAGATTCCGCTGCTGACGGCAGCGCTGGCGGCGACGCGCGGCAACCAGATCCGCGCCGCCGATCTGCTCGGCCTCAATCGCAACACGCTGCGCAAGAAGATCCGCGACCTCGACATTCAAGTGTACCGCAGCGGCGCTTGA
- a CDS encoding PAS domain-containing sensor histidine kinase — protein sequence MTSAETSATPFDSSSTEGRRWTWRTWLAPVAVALALLSAFLTFIVLVGLTPVEPTTDVVKTFYLIDAGTILVLVGIIIREVWQVVQARRRGRAAARLHVQIVSLFSVIAVLPAVLVAVAANVTIDRGLDRLFSGPAKVAIQNSLTIARAYMQEHAQFIRGDIIGMATDIARARPLFDQDRASFRELLTTSAASRNLPGAMIIDKNTNPIVWAETGGVQLAYSPPAPEFLNNVREEEPEIAVLPESNYVAAVIRLRAFNDTFLYVARPLDPQVVEQLKQTELSVAEYAQVEARRFGIQIAFALMFAVIALTILMASVLIGLNFANWLVAPIRQLMNAANTVSTGDLNVQVPVHRSEGDLAQLGQTFNKMTQELRTQRDELVSASELIDSRRRFIEAVLSSASAGIIGVDASGSVGILNRSAEKLIGHAEQEVLDHPLSDVLPELDDMMKTAREGKQRLVQGQITIQRDGHERNLSVRVTAEQTNQARDSYIITLDDITELVSAQRTSAWGDVARRIAHEIKNPLTPIQLSAERIRRKFGKVITEDKAIFEQCTETIVRQVDDIRRMVDEFSRFARMPKPVMEGEDVADTVRQAVFLMKVAHPEIDIETEIKQDPLRAQFDRRLISQALTNIIKNATEAIEVVPEAELGKGRIDVVASREGEDVLIDVIDNGIGLPKVARQRLLEPYVTTRAKGTGLGLAIVGRVLEDHGGKLELKDASDFRPGQRGAWMRLRFAVSGQAAKTGAKEQAAASDNAQKTEVGGETADTVQTTNDEPKIQAATGS from the coding sequence ATGACCAGCGCAGAGACATCGGCCACCCCCTTCGATTCGTCGTCCACCGAGGGCCGGCGCTGGACCTGGCGCACCTGGCTGGCGCCGGTGGCGGTGGCGCTCGCGCTGCTGTCGGCCTTCCTCACCTTCATCGTGCTGGTCGGGCTGACCCCGGTCGAGCCCACGACCGACGTGGTCAAGACCTTCTACCTGATCGACGCCGGAACGATCCTGGTCCTGGTCGGGATCATCATCCGCGAGGTCTGGCAGGTGGTGCAGGCCCGCCGGCGCGGCCGGGCGGCGGCACGGCTGCACGTCCAGATCGTCAGCCTGTTCTCGGTGATCGCGGTCCTGCCGGCGGTGCTGGTCGCCGTGGCGGCCAACGTCACCATCGATCGCGGCCTCGACCGGCTGTTCTCCGGACCAGCGAAAGTCGCGATCCAGAACTCGCTGACCATCGCGCGCGCCTACATGCAGGAGCACGCGCAGTTCATCCGCGGCGACATCATCGGCATGGCGACCGACATCGCACGCGCGCGGCCGCTGTTCGACCAGGACCGCGCCAGCTTCCGCGAGCTGCTCACCACCAGCGCCGCCTCGCGCAACCTGCCGGGCGCGATGATCATCGACAAGAACACCAATCCGATCGTCTGGGCCGAGACCGGCGGGGTGCAACTGGCCTATTCGCCGCCGGCACCCGAGTTCCTCAACAATGTCCGGGAGGAGGAGCCCGAGATCGCGGTCCTGCCGGAGTCGAACTACGTCGCCGCGGTGATCCGGCTGCGCGCATTCAACGACACCTTCCTCTACGTCGCGCGTCCGCTCGATCCGCAGGTCGTCGAGCAGCTCAAGCAGACCGAGCTGTCGGTCGCCGAATACGCCCAGGTCGAGGCGCGCCGCTTCGGCATCCAGATCGCCTTCGCGCTGATGTTCGCGGTGATCGCGCTGACCATCCTGATGGCCTCGGTGCTGATCGGGCTGAACTTCGCCAACTGGCTGGTGGCGCCGATCCGGCAATTGATGAATGCCGCCAACACCGTGTCGACCGGCGATCTCAACGTCCAGGTCCCGGTGCATCGCTCGGAGGGCGATCTCGCCCAGCTCGGCCAGACCTTCAACAAGATGACGCAGGAGCTGCGCACGCAGCGCGACGAGCTGGTCAGCGCCAGCGAATTGATCGACAGCCGGCGCCGCTTCATCGAGGCGGTACTGTCGTCGGCCTCCGCCGGCATCATCGGCGTCGATGCCTCTGGCAGCGTCGGCATCCTCAACCGCTCGGCCGAGAAGCTGATCGGACATGCCGAGCAGGAGGTGCTCGATCATCCGCTCTCCGACGTGCTGCCCGAGCTCGACGACATGATGAAGACGGCGCGCGAGGGCAAGCAGCGGCTGGTGCAGGGTCAGATCACGATCCAGCGCGACGGCCACGAGCGCAATCTGTCGGTGCGCGTCACCGCCGAGCAGACCAACCAGGCGCGCGACAGCTACATCATCACGCTCGACGACATCACCGAGCTGGTGTCGGCGCAGCGCACCTCGGCCTGGGGCGACGTCGCGCGGCGCATCGCGCATGAGATCAAGAATCCGCTGACGCCAATTCAACTGTCCGCAGAGCGAATTCGCCGCAAATTCGGCAAGGTCATCACCGAGGACAAGGCGATATTTGAGCAATGTACCGAGACGATCGTGCGGCAGGTCGACGACATCAGGCGAATGGTCGACGAGTTCTCGCGGTTCGCGCGGATGCCGAAGCCGGTGATGGAAGGCGAGGACGTCGCCGACACCGTGCGGCAGGCCGTGTTCCTGATGAAGGTCGCGCATCCCGAGATCGACATCGAGACCGAGATCAAGCAGGACCCCTTGCGCGCGCAGTTCGATCGCCGCCTGATCTCGCAGGCGCTGACCAACATCATCAAGAACGCCACCGAGGCGATCGAGGTGGTGCCAGAGGCGGAGCTCGGCAAGGGCCGTATCGACGTGGTCGCCTCGCGCGAGGGCGAGGACGTGCTGATCGACGTCATCGACAATGGCATCGGCCTGCCGAAGGTGGCGCGACAGCGGCTGCTCGAGCCCTATGTCACGACGCGCGCCAAGGGCACCGGCCTCGGGCTCGCGATCGTCGGCCGCGTGCTGGAAGACCATGGCGGCAAGCTCGAGCTGAAGGACGCGTCCGATTTCCGTCCCGGCCAGCGCGGCGCCTGGATGCGGCTGCGCTTTGCCGTCTCCGGCCAAGCCGCGAAGACGGGCGCGAAGGAGCAGGCGGCGGCGTCTGACAATGCGCAGAAGACCGAGGTTGGCGGCGAAACCGCTGACACGGTTCAAACGACCAATGATGAACCAAAAATCCAAGCCGCAACCGGCAGCTGA
- a CDS encoding sigma-54 dependent transcriptional regulator — protein sequence MASDILIVDDEADIRELVAGILDDEGFTTRTARDSDSALAEITSRRPNLVFLDIWLQGSKLDGLQLLEQIKKDHPDLPVVMISGHGNIETAVAAIKRGAYDFIEKPFKSDRLILVATRALENSRLKREVRELKQLAPTASSMTGRSPSMNQLRQTIERAAKANSRILIVGPPGSGKELAARSLHAQSPRSEGPFVVINAAAITPERMEEELFGIEQSNGEQARKTGALEEAHGGTLFVDEIADMPRETQNKILRVLVDQTFQRAGGTTKVHVDVRIISSTARNLEEEIAAGRFREDLYHRLSVVPIRVPPLSERREDIPELIDYFMEQISATTGLPKRQIGQDAMAVLQSHVWPGNVRQLRNNVERVMILAAGGPEVIITADMLPPDVGSMVPAMPTSNNGEHIMGLPLREAREVFERDYLIAQISRFSGNISRTAEFVGMERSALHRKLKALGVG from the coding sequence ATGGCGAGTGATATTCTGATTGTCGACGATGAAGCCGATATCCGGGAGCTGGTCGCCGGCATCCTGGATGACGAAGGCTTCACGACGCGAACCGCGCGCGACAGCGATTCGGCGCTCGCGGAGATCACGAGCCGCCGTCCCAACCTGGTGTTCCTGGACATCTGGCTGCAGGGCTCCAAGCTCGACGGTCTGCAGCTCCTCGAGCAGATCAAGAAGGACCATCCCGACCTGCCGGTCGTGATGATCTCCGGCCACGGCAACATCGAAACGGCGGTCGCCGCGATCAAGCGCGGCGCCTATGACTTCATCGAGAAGCCGTTCAAGTCCGACCGGCTGATTCTGGTTGCCACGCGTGCGCTGGAGAATTCCCGGCTGAAGCGCGAGGTTCGCGAGCTCAAGCAGCTGGCGCCGACCGCGAGCAGCATGACCGGCCGCTCGCCATCGATGAACCAGTTGCGCCAGACCATCGAGCGCGCCGCCAAGGCCAACAGCCGCATCCTGATCGTCGGCCCTCCCGGCTCGGGCAAGGAGCTCGCCGCGCGTTCGCTGCACGCTCAGTCGCCGCGCTCCGAGGGCCCGTTCGTCGTCATCAACGCCGCCGCGATCACGCCGGAGCGGATGGAGGAGGAGCTGTTCGGCATCGAGCAGTCCAATGGCGAGCAGGCGCGCAAGACCGGCGCGCTCGAAGAGGCCCACGGCGGCACGCTGTTCGTCGACGAGATCGCCGACATGCCGCGCGAGACGCAGAACAAGATCCTGCGCGTGCTGGTCGACCAGACGTTCCAGCGCGCCGGCGGCACCACCAAGGTGCACGTCGACGTGCGCATCATCTCCTCGACCGCACGGAATCTCGAGGAGGAGATTGCCGCCGGGCGTTTCCGCGAGGACCTCTATCACCGTCTGTCGGTGGTGCCGATCCGGGTTCCGCCACTGTCGGAGCGCCGCGAGGACATTCCGGAGCTGATCGACTATTTCATGGAGCAGATTTCGGCCACGACCGGCCTGCCGAAGCGGCAGATCGGCCAGGACGCCATGGCCGTGCTGCAGTCGCACGTGTGGCCCGGCAACGTCCGTCAGCTTCGCAACAACGTCGAGCGCGTCATGATTCTGGCCGCCGGCGGACCGGAGGTGATCATCACCGCCGACATGCTGCCGCCGGATGTGGGATCGATGGTGCCGGCGATGCCGACCAGCAACAATGGCGAGCACATCATGGGACTGCCGTTGCGCGAGGCACGCGAGGTGTTCGAGCGCGACTATCTCATCGCCCAGATCAGCCGCTTCTCCGGCAACATCTCGCGCACGGCCGAGTTCGTGGGCATGGAGCGGTCCGCCCTGCATCGCAAGCTGAAGGCGCTCGGCGTCGGCTGA
- the hfq gene encoding RNA chaperone Hfq: MAADRAQNLQDTFLNHVRKTKTPLTIFLVNGVKLQGIVTWFDNFCLLLRRDGHSQLVYKHAISTIMPGAPIQLFEGGEDASA, from the coding sequence ATGGCGGCCGACCGCGCACAAAACCTACAAGACACCTTTCTCAACCATGTCCGCAAGACCAAGACGCCGCTCACGATCTTCCTGGTCAATGGCGTGAAACTGCAGGGGATTGTCACATGGTTCGACAATTTCTGCCTGCTGCTCCGGCGCGACGGTCACTCGCAGCTCGTCTACAAGCATGCGATCTCTACCATCATGCCGGGCGCGCCGATCCAGTTGTTCGAGGGCGGCGAGGACGCGTCTGCGTGA
- the hflX gene encoding GTPase HflX: MEPRDREGTIGLSRPDDNKGTGLVIVVGPYLRARRGDDGAQAGQSDMRDFEARIDEAAGLARAIDLTVAEAILAPIGQIRPATYLGKGKVEEIAGVIAGHGVELVVMDCALSPIQQRNLEKAWNTKVLDRTGLILEIFGRRAKTKEGALQVELAHLNYQRSRLVRSWTHLERQRGGFGFMGGPGETQIEADRRLIGDRITRLENELKKVQATRRLHRAGRQRVPYRVVALVGYTNAGKSTLFNRLTRADVQAADMLFATLDPTLRAITLPHGGKAMLSDTVGFISNLPTQLVAAFRATLEEVLEADVILHVRDMSHEDAEAQQHDVELVLSQLGIDPEATDTIIEVWNKIDRLDQAARENLANIAGRRPPERPCLLVSAQTGDGVDALLQTIEDRLAAARTTLDLTIDAADGAGISWLHRNAEVLAKELNEGRYDMTVRVDATKRDIVVERYHGVPRVA; this comes from the coding sequence TTGGAACCCCGCGATCGCGAAGGGACCATCGGCCTGTCGAGGCCGGATGACAATAAGGGGACCGGGCTCGTCATCGTGGTCGGCCCCTACTTGCGAGCGCGCCGCGGCGACGATGGCGCGCAAGCAGGCCAATCCGACATGCGTGATTTCGAGGCACGGATCGACGAGGCGGCGGGCCTCGCGCGGGCCATCGACCTGACGGTGGCCGAGGCTATTCTCGCGCCGATCGGGCAAATCCGCCCTGCGACCTATCTCGGCAAGGGCAAGGTCGAAGAGATTGCCGGCGTGATCGCCGGCCATGGCGTCGAGCTGGTGGTGATGGATTGCGCGCTCTCGCCGATCCAGCAGCGAAACCTCGAGAAGGCCTGGAACACCAAGGTGCTCGACCGCACCGGCTTGATCCTGGAGATCTTCGGCCGCCGCGCCAAGACGAAGGAGGGCGCGCTGCAGGTCGAGCTCGCGCATCTCAACTATCAGCGCAGCCGTCTGGTGCGGTCTTGGACCCATCTCGAACGCCAGCGCGGCGGCTTCGGCTTCATGGGCGGTCCCGGCGAGACCCAGATCGAGGCCGACCGCCGCCTGATCGGCGACCGCATCACGCGGCTCGAGAACGAGTTGAAGAAGGTCCAGGCGACGCGGCGGCTGCATCGCGCCGGACGCCAGCGCGTGCCGTATCGCGTCGTGGCGCTGGTCGGCTACACCAATGCCGGCAAGTCGACGCTGTTCAATCGCCTGACGCGCGCCGACGTCCAGGCCGCCGACATGCTGTTCGCGACGCTCGATCCGACCTTGCGCGCGATCACGCTGCCGCATGGCGGCAAGGCGATGCTGTCGGACACCGTGGGCTTCATCTCCAACCTGCCGACGCAGCTCGTCGCCGCCTTCCGCGCCACGCTCGAGGAGGTGCTGGAGGCCGACGTGATCCTGCACGTCCGCGACATGTCGCACGAGGATGCCGAGGCGCAGCAGCACGATGTCGAGCTGGTGCTCAGCCAGCTCGGCATCGATCCCGAGGCCACCGACACCATCATCGAGGTTTGGAACAAGATCGACCGTCTCGACCAGGCAGCGCGCGAGAACCTCGCCAACATCGCCGGGCGTCGGCCGCCGGAGCGGCCATGCCTGCTGGTCTCGGCCCAGACCGGGGACGGCGTCGACGCGCTCCTGCAGACGATCGAGGACCGTCTCGCGGCGGCGCGGACCACGCTCGATCTCACCATCGACGCGGCCGACGGCGCCGGCATCTCCTGGCTGCATCGCAACGCCGAGGTGCTGGCCAAGGAGCTGAACGAAGGCCGCTACGACATGACCGTGCGCGTCGACGCCACCAAGCGCGACATCGTGGTCGAGCGCTATCACGGCGTGCCGCGGGTGGCGTAA